One genomic window of Glycine max cultivar Williams 82 chromosome 16, Glycine_max_v4.0, whole genome shotgun sequence includes the following:
- the LOC100778053 gene encoding polyadenylate-binding protein-interacting protein 3 isoform X1, which yields MNLQQIGQPKSSNGYGHQKSEKEGATKSDNKLPSVKSNSSSRLAGTGVVTGNKGGGYGSPSHDRLVYLTTCLIGQHVEVQVKNGSIYSGIFHATNSDKDFGIILKMARLTKAASLQGQGSGVEFVSEAPSKTLIIPANDLAQVIAKDVAVSRDGLPSESHYDMHHEIMVDSVISQSCHVETGRELQRWVPDEDDQQCPELENIFDGPWNRGWDQFETNEMLFGVKSTFNEDFYTTKLEIGPQTRELEKQALRIAREIEGEETQDLHLAEERGLYHNFDIDEETRFSSVYRGKGVDDSGYDENEDRLLDSHNSETFDNIYGLVNKSPGEASGRKGSNGAQTWSNFSSVFHAQNHSELSQSSSGVDLCRSGSKDHAKQLSSELPALSCSFSDGESRIQLNSVNNLHGVNDNTVEENWIQAEDVQLLKSEDLQSSLKLKKDGSDEGGLSTNVALCAPSTRILSKTPKETGSVGESKSVISRGRLGRSLGSDYVAATSGPGLSPSSSVGSLSSEKSTLNPNAKEFRLNPNAKSFIPSQSHARPRSPMSDGSFYFPATVSTIPNMPAMSMGIGVGTTFAGPQPVVYNPQAAQMPSQPYFHPNGPQYGQLLGHPRQVLYMPSYLPEMPYKGRDH from the exons ATGAATTTGCAACAAATTGGGCAGCCTAAATCATCTAATGGATATGGTCATCAGAAATCTGAAAAAGAAGGGGCAACTAAGTCTGATAATAAGCTCCCATCTGTAAAGTCAAATTCTAGCAGCAGATTAGCAGGTACAG GAGTAGTGACTGGCAATAAAGGTGGTGGTTATGGGAGTCCTTCACATGATCGATTAGTATATTTAACAACATGCCTTATTGGGCAGCATGTGGAAGTCCAGGTGAAAAATGGATCTATATACTCTGGAATATTTCATGCAACAAATTCTGACAAAGATTTTG GAATCATTTTGAAAATGGCTCGCTTGACAAAGGCTGCCTCTTTGCAAGGACAGGGATCTGGTGTAGAATTTGTCAGCGAAGCTCCTTCTAAGACTTTAATTATACCTGCCAACGACCTTGCACAAGTTATAGCAAAG GATGTTGCTGTTTCCAGAGATGGCCTACCTAGTGAATCTCACTATGATATGCATCACGAAATCATGGTTGATTCAGTAATATCTCAATCCTGTCATGTTGAGACAGGGAGAGAATTACAGCGATGGGTACCTGATGAAGATGATCAACAATGCCCTGAACTGGAAAATATCTTTGATGGCCCTTGGAATAG ggGATGGGATCAGTTTGAAACAAATGAAATGTTGTTCGGTGTAAAAAGCACATTCAACGAGGATTTCTATACAACAAAGCTTGAAATAGGGCCCCAGACTAGAGAGTTGGAAAAGCAAGCTTTAAGAATAGCAAGAGAAATTGAGGGTGAGGAAACACAAGATCTTCATCTAGCAGAG GAAAGAGGCCTTTACCATAACTTTGATATTGATGAAGAAACCAGATTCTCTTCAGTCTATAGGGGTAAAGGTGTTGATGATAGTGGATATGATGAAAATGAGGACAGGCTCTTGGATTCACATAATTCTGAAACTTTTGATAATATTTATGGTTTAGTCAATAAGAGCCCAGGTGAAGCAAGTGGTCGGAAAGGCAGTAATGGAGCTCAAACGTGGTCAAATTTCTCCTCTGTG tttcatGCACAGAATCACTCAGAGTTATCTCAGTCAAGTTCTGGTGTGGATTTATGTCGCTCTGGTTCTAAAGATCATGCTAAGCAGTTATCATCTGAACTCCCTGCCCTGAGTTGCTCATTTTCAGATGGAGAAagcag GATTCAGCTGAACTCAGTTAATAACCTACATGGAGTCAATGATAATACTGTGGAAGAAAATTGGATA CAAGCTGAGGATGTTCAACTTTTAAAATCTGAGG ATTTACAGTCATCACTTAAGTTGAAGAAAGATGGCTCTGATGAAGGGGGTTTATCTACTAATGTGGCCTTGTGTGCCCCTTCTACTCGTATTTTATCAAAGACTCCTAAAGAAACTGGGTCAGTTGGGGAATCAAAGTCTGTAATTTCACGTGGAAGACTAGGTAGATCATTGGGTTCTGATTATGTGGCAGCAACCTCTGGTCCTGGTCTATCACCAAGTTCTTCAGTTGGTTCACTGTCTTCGGAAAAATCAACTCTGAATCCCAATGCCAAG gAGTTCAGGCTCAACCCTAATGCAAAGAGTTTTATTCCGTCTCAATCACATGCTAGGCCCCGCTCCCCCATGTCTGATGGTTCCTTCTATTTCCCAGCTACTGTATCCACCATACCAAATATGCCAGCCATGTCCATGGGTATTGGA GTTGGGACTACTTTTGCAGGGCCACAACCAGTCGTATATAATCCACAAGCGGCACAAATGCCATCCCAACCATATTTTCATCCAAATGGACCACAG TATGGACAACTTCTTGGTCATCCTAGGCAAGTTTTATACATGCCAAGTTACCTCCCT gagATGCCATATAAGGGACGGGATCATTGA
- the LOC100778053 gene encoding polyadenylate-binding protein-interacting protein 3 isoform X6 yields MNLQQIGQPKSSNGYGHQKSEKEGATKSDNKLPSVKSNSSSRLAGTGVVTGNKGGGYGSPSHDRLVYLTTCLIGQHVEVQVKNGSIYSGIFHATNSDKDFGIILKMARLTKAASLQGQGSGVEFVSEAPSKTLIIPANDLAQVIAKDVAVSRDGLPSESHYDMHHEIMVDSVISQSCHVETGRELQRWVPDEDDQQCPELENIFDGPWNRGWDQFETNEMLFGVKSTFNEDFYTTKLEIGPQTRELEKQALRIAREIEGEETQDLHLAEERGLYHNFDIDEETRFSSVYRGKGVDDSGYDENEDRLLDSHNSETFDNIYGLVNKSPGEASGRKGSNGAQTWSNFSSVNHSELSQSSSGVDLCRSGSKDHAKQLSSELPALSCSFSDGESSADLQSSLKLKKDGSDEGGLSTNVALCAPSTRILSKTPKETGSVGESKSVISRGRLGRSLGSDYVAATSGPGLSPSSSVGSLSSEKSTLNPNAKEFRLNPNAKSFIPSQSHARPRSPMSDGSFYFPATVSTIPNMPAMSMGIGVGTTFAGPQPVVYNPQAAQMPSQPYFHPNGPQYGQLLGHPRQVLYMPSYLPEMPYKGRDH; encoded by the exons ATGAATTTGCAACAAATTGGGCAGCCTAAATCATCTAATGGATATGGTCATCAGAAATCTGAAAAAGAAGGGGCAACTAAGTCTGATAATAAGCTCCCATCTGTAAAGTCAAATTCTAGCAGCAGATTAGCAGGTACAG GAGTAGTGACTGGCAATAAAGGTGGTGGTTATGGGAGTCCTTCACATGATCGATTAGTATATTTAACAACATGCCTTATTGGGCAGCATGTGGAAGTCCAGGTGAAAAATGGATCTATATACTCTGGAATATTTCATGCAACAAATTCTGACAAAGATTTTG GAATCATTTTGAAAATGGCTCGCTTGACAAAGGCTGCCTCTTTGCAAGGACAGGGATCTGGTGTAGAATTTGTCAGCGAAGCTCCTTCTAAGACTTTAATTATACCTGCCAACGACCTTGCACAAGTTATAGCAAAG GATGTTGCTGTTTCCAGAGATGGCCTACCTAGTGAATCTCACTATGATATGCATCACGAAATCATGGTTGATTCAGTAATATCTCAATCCTGTCATGTTGAGACAGGGAGAGAATTACAGCGATGGGTACCTGATGAAGATGATCAACAATGCCCTGAACTGGAAAATATCTTTGATGGCCCTTGGAATAG ggGATGGGATCAGTTTGAAACAAATGAAATGTTGTTCGGTGTAAAAAGCACATTCAACGAGGATTTCTATACAACAAAGCTTGAAATAGGGCCCCAGACTAGAGAGTTGGAAAAGCAAGCTTTAAGAATAGCAAGAGAAATTGAGGGTGAGGAAACACAAGATCTTCATCTAGCAGAG GAAAGAGGCCTTTACCATAACTTTGATATTGATGAAGAAACCAGATTCTCTTCAGTCTATAGGGGTAAAGGTGTTGATGATAGTGGATATGATGAAAATGAGGACAGGCTCTTGGATTCACATAATTCTGAAACTTTTGATAATATTTATGGTTTAGTCAATAAGAGCCCAGGTGAAGCAAGTGGTCGGAAAGGCAGTAATGGAGCTCAAACGTGGTCAAATTTCTCCTCTGTG AATCACTCAGAGTTATCTCAGTCAAGTTCTGGTGTGGATTTATGTCGCTCTGGTTCTAAAGATCATGCTAAGCAGTTATCATCTGAACTCCCTGCCCTGAGTTGCTCATTTTCAGATGGAGAAagcag TGCAGATTTACAGTCATCACTTAAGTTGAAGAAAGATGGCTCTGATGAAGGGGGTTTATCTACTAATGTGGCCTTGTGTGCCCCTTCTACTCGTATTTTATCAAAGACTCCTAAAGAAACTGGGTCAGTTGGGGAATCAAAGTCTGTAATTTCACGTGGAAGACTAGGTAGATCATTGGGTTCTGATTATGTGGCAGCAACCTCTGGTCCTGGTCTATCACCAAGTTCTTCAGTTGGTTCACTGTCTTCGGAAAAATCAACTCTGAATCCCAATGCCAAG gAGTTCAGGCTCAACCCTAATGCAAAGAGTTTTATTCCGTCTCAATCACATGCTAGGCCCCGCTCCCCCATGTCTGATGGTTCCTTCTATTTCCCAGCTACTGTATCCACCATACCAAATATGCCAGCCATGTCCATGGGTATTGGA GTTGGGACTACTTTTGCAGGGCCACAACCAGTCGTATATAATCCACAAGCGGCACAAATGCCATCCCAACCATATTTTCATCCAAATGGACCACAG TATGGACAACTTCTTGGTCATCCTAGGCAAGTTTTATACATGCCAAGTTACCTCCCT gagATGCCATATAAGGGACGGGATCATTGA
- the LOC100778053 gene encoding polyadenylate-binding protein-interacting protein 3 isoform X3 translates to MNLQQIGQPKSSNGYGHQKSEKEGATKSDNKLPSVKSNSSSRLAGTGVVTGNKGGGYGSPSHDRLVYLTTCLIGQHVEVQVKNGSIYSGIFHATNSDKDFGIILKMARLTKAASLQGQGSGVEFVSEAPSKTLIIPANDLAQVIAKDVAVSRDGLPSESHYDMHHEIMVDSVISQSCHVETGRELQRWVPDEDDQQCPELENIFDGPWNRGWDQFETNEMLFGVKSTFNEDFYTTKLEIGPQTRELEKQALRIAREIEGEETQDLHLAEERGLYHNFDIDEETRFSSVYRGKGVDDSGYDENEDRLLDSHNSETFDNIYGLVNKSPGEASGRKGSNGAQTWSNFSSVNHSELSQSSSGVDLCRSGSKDHAKQLSSELPALSCSFSDGESRIQLNSVNNLHGVNDNTVEENWIQAEDVQLLKSEDLQSSLKLKKDGSDEGGLSTNVALCAPSTRILSKTPKETGSVGESKSVISRGRLGRSLGSDYVAATSGPGLSPSSSVGSLSSEKSTLNPNAKEFRLNPNAKSFIPSQSHARPRSPMSDGSFYFPATVSTIPNMPAMSMGIGVGTTFAGPQPVVYNPQAAQMPSQPYFHPNGPQYGQLLGHPRQVLYMPSYLPEMPYKGRDH, encoded by the exons ATGAATTTGCAACAAATTGGGCAGCCTAAATCATCTAATGGATATGGTCATCAGAAATCTGAAAAAGAAGGGGCAACTAAGTCTGATAATAAGCTCCCATCTGTAAAGTCAAATTCTAGCAGCAGATTAGCAGGTACAG GAGTAGTGACTGGCAATAAAGGTGGTGGTTATGGGAGTCCTTCACATGATCGATTAGTATATTTAACAACATGCCTTATTGGGCAGCATGTGGAAGTCCAGGTGAAAAATGGATCTATATACTCTGGAATATTTCATGCAACAAATTCTGACAAAGATTTTG GAATCATTTTGAAAATGGCTCGCTTGACAAAGGCTGCCTCTTTGCAAGGACAGGGATCTGGTGTAGAATTTGTCAGCGAAGCTCCTTCTAAGACTTTAATTATACCTGCCAACGACCTTGCACAAGTTATAGCAAAG GATGTTGCTGTTTCCAGAGATGGCCTACCTAGTGAATCTCACTATGATATGCATCACGAAATCATGGTTGATTCAGTAATATCTCAATCCTGTCATGTTGAGACAGGGAGAGAATTACAGCGATGGGTACCTGATGAAGATGATCAACAATGCCCTGAACTGGAAAATATCTTTGATGGCCCTTGGAATAG ggGATGGGATCAGTTTGAAACAAATGAAATGTTGTTCGGTGTAAAAAGCACATTCAACGAGGATTTCTATACAACAAAGCTTGAAATAGGGCCCCAGACTAGAGAGTTGGAAAAGCAAGCTTTAAGAATAGCAAGAGAAATTGAGGGTGAGGAAACACAAGATCTTCATCTAGCAGAG GAAAGAGGCCTTTACCATAACTTTGATATTGATGAAGAAACCAGATTCTCTTCAGTCTATAGGGGTAAAGGTGTTGATGATAGTGGATATGATGAAAATGAGGACAGGCTCTTGGATTCACATAATTCTGAAACTTTTGATAATATTTATGGTTTAGTCAATAAGAGCCCAGGTGAAGCAAGTGGTCGGAAAGGCAGTAATGGAGCTCAAACGTGGTCAAATTTCTCCTCTGTG AATCACTCAGAGTTATCTCAGTCAAGTTCTGGTGTGGATTTATGTCGCTCTGGTTCTAAAGATCATGCTAAGCAGTTATCATCTGAACTCCCTGCCCTGAGTTGCTCATTTTCAGATGGAGAAagcag GATTCAGCTGAACTCAGTTAATAACCTACATGGAGTCAATGATAATACTGTGGAAGAAAATTGGATA CAAGCTGAGGATGTTCAACTTTTAAAATCTGAGG ATTTACAGTCATCACTTAAGTTGAAGAAAGATGGCTCTGATGAAGGGGGTTTATCTACTAATGTGGCCTTGTGTGCCCCTTCTACTCGTATTTTATCAAAGACTCCTAAAGAAACTGGGTCAGTTGGGGAATCAAAGTCTGTAATTTCACGTGGAAGACTAGGTAGATCATTGGGTTCTGATTATGTGGCAGCAACCTCTGGTCCTGGTCTATCACCAAGTTCTTCAGTTGGTTCACTGTCTTCGGAAAAATCAACTCTGAATCCCAATGCCAAG gAGTTCAGGCTCAACCCTAATGCAAAGAGTTTTATTCCGTCTCAATCACATGCTAGGCCCCGCTCCCCCATGTCTGATGGTTCCTTCTATTTCCCAGCTACTGTATCCACCATACCAAATATGCCAGCCATGTCCATGGGTATTGGA GTTGGGACTACTTTTGCAGGGCCACAACCAGTCGTATATAATCCACAAGCGGCACAAATGCCATCCCAACCATATTTTCATCCAAATGGACCACAG TATGGACAACTTCTTGGTCATCCTAGGCAAGTTTTATACATGCCAAGTTACCTCCCT gagATGCCATATAAGGGACGGGATCATTGA
- the LOC100778053 gene encoding polyadenylate-binding protein-interacting protein 3 isoform X5 — MNLQQIGQPKSSNGYGHQKSEKEGATKSDNKLPSVKSNSSSRLAGTGVVTGNKGGGYGSPSHDRLVYLTTCLIGQHVEVQVKNGSIYSGIFHATNSDKDFGIILKMARLTKAASLQGQGSGVEFVSEAPSKTLIIPANDLAQVIAKDVAVSRDGLPSESHYDMHHEIMVDSVISQSCHVETGRELQRWVPDEDDQQCPELENIFDGPWNRGWDQFETNEMLFGVKSTFNEDFYTTKLEIGPQTRELEKQALRIAREIEGEETQDLHLAEERGLYHNFDIDEETRFSSVYRGKGVDDSGYDENEDRLLDSHNSETFDNIYGLVNKSPGEASGRKGSNGAQTWSNFSSVFHAQNHSELSQSSSGVDLCRSGSKDHAKQLSSELPALSCSFSDGESSADLQSSLKLKKDGSDEGGLSTNVALCAPSTRILSKTPKETGSVGESKSVISRGRLGRSLGSDYVAATSGPGLSPSSSVGSLSSEKSTLNPNAKEFRLNPNAKSFIPSQSHARPRSPMSDGSFYFPATVSTIPNMPAMSMGIGVGTTFAGPQPVVYNPQAAQMPSQPYFHPNGPQYGQLLGHPRQVLYMPSYLPEMPYKGRDH, encoded by the exons ATGAATTTGCAACAAATTGGGCAGCCTAAATCATCTAATGGATATGGTCATCAGAAATCTGAAAAAGAAGGGGCAACTAAGTCTGATAATAAGCTCCCATCTGTAAAGTCAAATTCTAGCAGCAGATTAGCAGGTACAG GAGTAGTGACTGGCAATAAAGGTGGTGGTTATGGGAGTCCTTCACATGATCGATTAGTATATTTAACAACATGCCTTATTGGGCAGCATGTGGAAGTCCAGGTGAAAAATGGATCTATATACTCTGGAATATTTCATGCAACAAATTCTGACAAAGATTTTG GAATCATTTTGAAAATGGCTCGCTTGACAAAGGCTGCCTCTTTGCAAGGACAGGGATCTGGTGTAGAATTTGTCAGCGAAGCTCCTTCTAAGACTTTAATTATACCTGCCAACGACCTTGCACAAGTTATAGCAAAG GATGTTGCTGTTTCCAGAGATGGCCTACCTAGTGAATCTCACTATGATATGCATCACGAAATCATGGTTGATTCAGTAATATCTCAATCCTGTCATGTTGAGACAGGGAGAGAATTACAGCGATGGGTACCTGATGAAGATGATCAACAATGCCCTGAACTGGAAAATATCTTTGATGGCCCTTGGAATAG ggGATGGGATCAGTTTGAAACAAATGAAATGTTGTTCGGTGTAAAAAGCACATTCAACGAGGATTTCTATACAACAAAGCTTGAAATAGGGCCCCAGACTAGAGAGTTGGAAAAGCAAGCTTTAAGAATAGCAAGAGAAATTGAGGGTGAGGAAACACAAGATCTTCATCTAGCAGAG GAAAGAGGCCTTTACCATAACTTTGATATTGATGAAGAAACCAGATTCTCTTCAGTCTATAGGGGTAAAGGTGTTGATGATAGTGGATATGATGAAAATGAGGACAGGCTCTTGGATTCACATAATTCTGAAACTTTTGATAATATTTATGGTTTAGTCAATAAGAGCCCAGGTGAAGCAAGTGGTCGGAAAGGCAGTAATGGAGCTCAAACGTGGTCAAATTTCTCCTCTGTG tttcatGCACAGAATCACTCAGAGTTATCTCAGTCAAGTTCTGGTGTGGATTTATGTCGCTCTGGTTCTAAAGATCATGCTAAGCAGTTATCATCTGAACTCCCTGCCCTGAGTTGCTCATTTTCAGATGGAGAAagcag TGCAGATTTACAGTCATCACTTAAGTTGAAGAAAGATGGCTCTGATGAAGGGGGTTTATCTACTAATGTGGCCTTGTGTGCCCCTTCTACTCGTATTTTATCAAAGACTCCTAAAGAAACTGGGTCAGTTGGGGAATCAAAGTCTGTAATTTCACGTGGAAGACTAGGTAGATCATTGGGTTCTGATTATGTGGCAGCAACCTCTGGTCCTGGTCTATCACCAAGTTCTTCAGTTGGTTCACTGTCTTCGGAAAAATCAACTCTGAATCCCAATGCCAAG gAGTTCAGGCTCAACCCTAATGCAAAGAGTTTTATTCCGTCTCAATCACATGCTAGGCCCCGCTCCCCCATGTCTGATGGTTCCTTCTATTTCCCAGCTACTGTATCCACCATACCAAATATGCCAGCCATGTCCATGGGTATTGGA GTTGGGACTACTTTTGCAGGGCCACAACCAGTCGTATATAATCCACAAGCGGCACAAATGCCATCCCAACCATATTTTCATCCAAATGGACCACAG TATGGACAACTTCTTGGTCATCCTAGGCAAGTTTTATACATGCCAAGTTACCTCCCT gagATGCCATATAAGGGACGGGATCATTGA
- the LOC100778053 gene encoding polyadenylate-binding protein-interacting protein 3 isoform X4, with amino-acid sequence MNLQQIGQPKSSNGYGHQKSEKEGATKSDNKLPSVKSNSSSRLAGVVTGNKGGGYGSPSHDRLVYLTTCLIGQHVEVQVKNGSIYSGIFHATNSDKDFGIILKMARLTKAASLQGQGSGVEFVSEAPSKTLIIPANDLAQVIAKDVAVSRDGLPSESHYDMHHEIMVDSVISQSCHVETGRELQRWVPDEDDQQCPELENIFDGPWNRGWDQFETNEMLFGVKSTFNEDFYTTKLEIGPQTRELEKQALRIAREIEGEETQDLHLAEERGLYHNFDIDEETRFSSVYRGKGVDDSGYDENEDRLLDSHNSETFDNIYGLVNKSPGEASGRKGSNGAQTWSNFSSVNHSELSQSSSGVDLCRSGSKDHAKQLSSELPALSCSFSDGESRIQLNSVNNLHGVNDNTVEENWIQAEDVQLLKSEDLQSSLKLKKDGSDEGGLSTNVALCAPSTRILSKTPKETGSVGESKSVISRGRLGRSLGSDYVAATSGPGLSPSSSVGSLSSEKSTLNPNAKEFRLNPNAKSFIPSQSHARPRSPMSDGSFYFPATVSTIPNMPAMSMGIGVGTTFAGPQPVVYNPQAAQMPSQPYFHPNGPQYGQLLGHPRQVLYMPSYLPEMPYKGRDH; translated from the exons ATGAATTTGCAACAAATTGGGCAGCCTAAATCATCTAATGGATATGGTCATCAGAAATCTGAAAAAGAAGGGGCAACTAAGTCTGATAATAAGCTCCCATCTGTAAAGTCAAATTCTAGCAGCAGATTAGCAG GAGTAGTGACTGGCAATAAAGGTGGTGGTTATGGGAGTCCTTCACATGATCGATTAGTATATTTAACAACATGCCTTATTGGGCAGCATGTGGAAGTCCAGGTGAAAAATGGATCTATATACTCTGGAATATTTCATGCAACAAATTCTGACAAAGATTTTG GAATCATTTTGAAAATGGCTCGCTTGACAAAGGCTGCCTCTTTGCAAGGACAGGGATCTGGTGTAGAATTTGTCAGCGAAGCTCCTTCTAAGACTTTAATTATACCTGCCAACGACCTTGCACAAGTTATAGCAAAG GATGTTGCTGTTTCCAGAGATGGCCTACCTAGTGAATCTCACTATGATATGCATCACGAAATCATGGTTGATTCAGTAATATCTCAATCCTGTCATGTTGAGACAGGGAGAGAATTACAGCGATGGGTACCTGATGAAGATGATCAACAATGCCCTGAACTGGAAAATATCTTTGATGGCCCTTGGAATAG ggGATGGGATCAGTTTGAAACAAATGAAATGTTGTTCGGTGTAAAAAGCACATTCAACGAGGATTTCTATACAACAAAGCTTGAAATAGGGCCCCAGACTAGAGAGTTGGAAAAGCAAGCTTTAAGAATAGCAAGAGAAATTGAGGGTGAGGAAACACAAGATCTTCATCTAGCAGAG GAAAGAGGCCTTTACCATAACTTTGATATTGATGAAGAAACCAGATTCTCTTCAGTCTATAGGGGTAAAGGTGTTGATGATAGTGGATATGATGAAAATGAGGACAGGCTCTTGGATTCACATAATTCTGAAACTTTTGATAATATTTATGGTTTAGTCAATAAGAGCCCAGGTGAAGCAAGTGGTCGGAAAGGCAGTAATGGAGCTCAAACGTGGTCAAATTTCTCCTCTGTG AATCACTCAGAGTTATCTCAGTCAAGTTCTGGTGTGGATTTATGTCGCTCTGGTTCTAAAGATCATGCTAAGCAGTTATCATCTGAACTCCCTGCCCTGAGTTGCTCATTTTCAGATGGAGAAagcag GATTCAGCTGAACTCAGTTAATAACCTACATGGAGTCAATGATAATACTGTGGAAGAAAATTGGATA CAAGCTGAGGATGTTCAACTTTTAAAATCTGAGG ATTTACAGTCATCACTTAAGTTGAAGAAAGATGGCTCTGATGAAGGGGGTTTATCTACTAATGTGGCCTTGTGTGCCCCTTCTACTCGTATTTTATCAAAGACTCCTAAAGAAACTGGGTCAGTTGGGGAATCAAAGTCTGTAATTTCACGTGGAAGACTAGGTAGATCATTGGGTTCTGATTATGTGGCAGCAACCTCTGGTCCTGGTCTATCACCAAGTTCTTCAGTTGGTTCACTGTCTTCGGAAAAATCAACTCTGAATCCCAATGCCAAG gAGTTCAGGCTCAACCCTAATGCAAAGAGTTTTATTCCGTCTCAATCACATGCTAGGCCCCGCTCCCCCATGTCTGATGGTTCCTTCTATTTCCCAGCTACTGTATCCACCATACCAAATATGCCAGCCATGTCCATGGGTATTGGA GTTGGGACTACTTTTGCAGGGCCACAACCAGTCGTATATAATCCACAAGCGGCACAAATGCCATCCCAACCATATTTTCATCCAAATGGACCACAG TATGGACAACTTCTTGGTCATCCTAGGCAAGTTTTATACATGCCAAGTTACCTCCCT gagATGCCATATAAGGGACGGGATCATTGA